The nucleotide window TCATCCTTCACTGAAATTGCGTCTATGGGGCACTTCTCTACACAAATTCTGCAGCCAGTGCATTTTTCTATATCAACCCAGGGCATTTTAGCACCTCCTGAAAAATTTTCTCCTGTTTTATCATAAACTATCCGAAAATTAGCTATACTTGCTTTATATTTTTTTATACACCTCTTCAATGATCTTTCTGTGAGTTAAAAAAGGGACATAAGGAATGGCTTTCCGGCCTGCAAATTTTGCTTCTTTCACCTCGCTATTTATAGAAATATCCTCATGCAATACACTAACCGCATAGCCAATTACCAGCAAGCTTCCATATTCCCTGCTCTTTTGAATATAAACTCCTGTTAACCTTGTAATTTCTCCATCTATCCCTGTTTCTTCCTTTAACTCCCTCAAGCAGGTGGTTTCAGGATCTTCATCCCATTCCACAAATCCGCCGGGTAAAGCCCACCTGCCCTTGCCGGGCTCAAGGTTCCTTTTAGCTATAAGTATTTTATCCTTTTTATTCATTGCTGCGCAAACCGCAACCGGTAATGGATTTTTATAATCTACCCAGCCACACTTTTGACAAACCAACCTCTTTCGGCCGTCTACTTCACCCCGGCGTAACGGATACTTGCATAAAGGACAAAATTTAAAAATACAGAACATCTCAGCGCTTCCTAAAATTTAATATCCAACCTTCATTGTAATACTCATCATGTAAAAGGGTTTTAAAAAATTTATGTTTGAGAGCAAAACCTGACCCCTCTATCTCTTTTATAATATCTTCTAAATCCAGATCAGCTAATTCATTTGAGGGGAGATCTTTTTTGTGATGCTTGGGATAAACAGAAAAAAGTCCTTCTTCTTTTAAGACCTCATGAACCTCTTTATAGACTGCTCCTCTTTCTTTTTTATTTATATAGTGGACAACATCATAACAT belongs to Candidatus Omnitrophota bacterium and includes:
- a CDS encoding NUDIX hydrolase, which gives rise to MFCIFKFCPLCKYPLRRGEVDGRKRLVCQKCGWVDYKNPLPVAVCAAMNKKDKILIAKRNLEPGKGRWALPGGFVEWDEDPETTCLRELKEETGIDGEITRLTGVYIQKSREYGSLLVIGYAVSVLHEDISINSEVKEAKFAGRKAIPYVPFLTHRKIIEEVYKKI